The following proteins are encoded in a genomic region of Nitratireductor sp. GISD-1A_MAKvit:
- a CDS encoding pilus assembly protein TadG-related protein, translating into MFALFLPILIGCVALAVDYGNLTLQDRKLQKAADLASIIAAANIDDPERAVAEFFALNDHDIAVETERGLLLGNRFYSSAEFIDQQKHGIASLVRGRYYPDPAVATDRRFVEMEASPDAARVTIRKRGDIYFGKMFTQPPELSAVGTASAEKLAGFSIGSRLASLNEGILNALLGRLLGTSISLKAMDYESLLDTDIEVLSFLEALATRLELTALTYDEILAQQIDLPQLLSTMRLTSGIPPSTRSALRALETATSGNDGRLRLARIVDLGSRGPLTLATDAPWDMKIGVMELIMAAAALANGEDYISLDTGLSLPPLANVQLKLAIGEPPAGTPSHALAPIGTAVRTAQTRLKLSFEVGLDLIVLKTTLRVPLYVEVAHAEARLADIQCSRTASGGGSAVVDAMPGVLEIALGEVDDRVLSTFSDSPRVTPAKLIDVSSLLSISAEGMAHVETQNMEPDRLRFSASDIRRARIRSVSTRQLLGSTTSSLISNLDLDVKVQGGGLLGGTLLNNALVKSTVKTALAGLSRPIDELLYNVLVLAGVKIGEADVRVTGINCERPVLVQ; encoded by the coding sequence ACCCCGAAAGAGCGGTGGCCGAGTTCTTTGCGTTAAACGATCATGACATCGCTGTCGAAACGGAGCGCGGCCTGTTACTCGGCAACCGATTCTATTCGAGCGCCGAGTTTATCGACCAGCAGAAACACGGCATCGCGAGCCTGGTGCGGGGGCGCTACTATCCAGATCCAGCGGTCGCCACGGACCGTCGCTTCGTCGAGATGGAAGCATCACCCGATGCCGCACGCGTCACCATCAGGAAACGCGGAGACATCTATTTCGGGAAAATGTTCACGCAACCGCCTGAACTTTCTGCAGTGGGCACAGCCTCGGCGGAGAAGCTCGCCGGTTTTTCCATCGGGTCCCGCCTCGCCAGCCTGAATGAGGGTATCTTGAACGCCCTGCTTGGCAGGTTGCTGGGCACCAGCATCTCCTTGAAAGCAATGGATTATGAAAGCCTTCTCGACACCGATATCGAAGTGCTCTCTTTCCTTGAAGCGCTCGCCACACGTCTCGAATTGACGGCGCTGACCTACGACGAGATTCTCGCACAACAGATTGATCTGCCGCAATTGCTTTCAACGATGCGGCTGACGAGCGGCATCCCTCCCTCCACCCGGTCGGCGCTACGAGCGCTCGAGACCGCCACATCGGGCAATGACGGCAGGTTAAGGCTGGCGCGCATAGTCGATCTCGGCTCCAGGGGGCCGCTGACGCTTGCCACCGACGCCCCCTGGGACATGAAGATTGGCGTGATGGAGCTGATCATGGCGGCTGCTGCACTTGCCAACGGCGAGGATTACATTTCTCTGGACACGGGGCTGAGCCTGCCCCCGCTTGCCAACGTGCAGTTAAAGCTGGCGATCGGTGAACCGCCAGCCGGCACACCGAGCCATGCTCTGGCGCCTATCGGAACGGCCGTGCGCACGGCACAGACCAGGCTGAAGCTGTCGTTCGAAGTCGGCCTCGACCTCATTGTTCTCAAGACAACCCTGCGTGTTCCGCTCTATGTCGAGGTTGCCCATGCCGAAGCACGGCTTGCCGACATACAATGCAGCAGGACAGCGAGCGGAGGGGGAAGCGCAGTCGTGGACGCGATGCCGGGGGTCCTGGAGATCGCCCTCGGCGAGGTCGACGATCGCGTCCTTTCAACCTTTTCGGATTCGCCCCGCGTGACACCGGCAAAACTGATCGATGTCAGCAGTCTCTTGAGCATATCCGCGGAAGGCATGGCGCATGTGGAGACACAGAACATGGAGCCTGATCGCCTGCGGTTTTCCGCGTCCGACATCCGGCGCGCCCGCATCCGGAGTGTCTCCACGCGGCAGTTGCTGGGCTCCACCACCAGTTCACTCATCAGCAATCTCGATCTGGACGTGAAAGTTCAGGGCGGTGGACTGCTGGGAGGTACGCTTCTCAACAATGCGCTCGTGAAAAGCACCGTGAAGACGGCTCTGGCCGGTCTCTCCAGGCCAATCGACGAGCTACTTTACAACGTGCTTGTCCTTGCCGGTGTGAAGATTGGTGAAGCGGACGTGCGTGTGACCGGTATCAACTGCGAGCGACCGGTTCTCGTGCAATGA